A single genomic interval of Nostoc commune NIES-4072 harbors:
- a CDS encoding helix-turn-helix domain-containing protein gives MWLEIRQILMDDQARKRLAEIVIKIRGERSQSQFAMDLGVSLGAVQNWMKGQGMPSAKNLEKIATAAGMNLEELFSQINGDDPKEIYSPKVAEEVMQVARKLDIEQRKRLIKLLIDDI, from the coding sequence ATGTGGTTAGAAATTCGACAAATCTTAATGGACGACCAAGCAAGAAAGCGCCTCGCAGAAATAGTAATCAAAATAAGAGGGGAGCGATCGCAAAGCCAGTTTGCGATGGACTTGGGCGTGAGTCTTGGTGCTGTGCAAAACTGGATGAAGGGGCAAGGTATGCCTTCTGCCAAGAATTTAGAAAAAATTGCGACAGCTGCCGGAATGAATTTAGAAGAGTTGTTTTCCCAAATTAATGGAGACGATCCAAAAGAAATTTACTCGCCAAAAGTGGCAGAGGAGGTGATGCAAGTAGCTAGAAAGCTTGATATCGAGCAGCGTAAAAGGTTGATTAAGTTGCTGATTGATGATATCTAA
- a CDS encoding ParB/RepB/Spo0J family partition protein: MTQKLDNFKSCNPYLIRIPASLSIDEIEVSKVISSFQADGMIPDIIISEDGELIEGIDALEAAKRLEQQMVMVVIASSTKPQIDIKWIPIELLDPHPINSQIYGESEDVTTLAESITKNGLQEIFTLKPEENGRYTIIHGHRRRLACLKAGIKVVPSKLKNFSTTEDELAALLSGNEYREKTIEQKVREGLLWEKIEQEEAKLRQGRAGQGVGATRDIIAKRVGLGSGVNYEHAVAALKEMDGSKDAPIGSVQHHRHQQFKQLLSRPRGVDAAYKLIKESAPLATAEINHKRWTPKEFERVKIKDGPYKGHLATVRVVTGAFSAVCHIDGTPEDKRYQIAFNQMEAIPEVTKPPTSVKQELNQKQEELGFGRGKRSQLLPEVSRNQGPPVEQQSATITNLNTTGDVLACEVAIALLKLTPKQMYEVMCKVEPELDASRLEAIWKALEKSLAHKAA, from the coding sequence ATGACACAAAAACTCGATAATTTCAAGTCATGCAATCCTTATCTCATTAGGATTCCGGCTTCTCTAAGTATTGACGAAATAGAAGTCTCAAAAGTTATATCAAGCTTCCAAGCTGATGGTATGATTCCTGACATCATCATCAGTGAAGATGGAGAACTGATTGAGGGAATTGATGCTTTAGAAGCAGCTAAAAGACTAGAACAACAGATGGTAATGGTGGTAATTGCATCATCAACAAAACCGCAAATAGATATCAAATGGATACCAATAGAATTACTTGATCCACATCCCATAAATTCTCAAATATACGGAGAATCCGAGGATGTAACCACTCTTGCTGAGTCAATCACAAAAAATGGATTGCAAGAAATATTTACCCTTAAGCCAGAAGAAAATGGCAGATACACAATCATTCACGGACATAGACGACGTTTGGCTTGCTTAAAGGCGGGGATTAAGGTGGTTCCGTCAAAGCTGAAAAATTTTTCAACAACTGAGGATGAACTCGCGGCATTACTCTCTGGTAATGAATATCGGGAAAAGACAATAGAGCAGAAAGTCAGGGAAGGGCTTCTGTGGGAAAAAATCGAGCAGGAGGAAGCTAAATTGCGCCAGGGGAGGGCAGGACAAGGCGTTGGAGCAACCCGCGACATCATCGCCAAACGTGTGGGGCTTGGCAGTGGGGTCAACTACGAACACGCTGTTGCAGCCCTCAAAGAGATGGATGGATCGAAAGATGCTCCTATTGGCTCAGTGCAGCATCATCGTCACCAGCAATTCAAGCAGTTATTGTCGAGGCCGCGGGGCGTTGATGCAGCGTACAAGCTAATCAAGGAATCCGCTCCTTTGGCTACTGCTGAAATAAACCACAAGCGGTGGACTCCTAAAGAATTTGAGCGAGTGAAAATCAAAGATGGCCCCTATAAGGGCCATCTTGCAACCGTGCGAGTGGTGACAGGTGCTTTTTCTGCTGTTTGCCACATCGATGGCACACCAGAAGATAAGCGATATCAGATAGCTTTCAACCAGATGGAAGCCATCCCTGAAGTTACAAAACCACCCACATCCGTGAAACAGGAATTGAATCAGAAACAGGAAGAATTGGGATTTGGAAGAGGAAAGCGATCGCAATTACTCCCTGAAGTTTCCCGCAATCAAGGGCCGCCAGTAGAGCAGCAGTCGGCAACAATCACCAACCTCAATACCACTGGTGATGTGTTGGCGTGTGAGGTGGCGATCGCACTCCTCAAACTCACTCCCAAGCAGATGTATGAGGTGATGTGCAAAGTGGAACCTGAACTGGATGCTTCTAGGTTGGAGGCTATCTGGAAAGCACTAGAAAAATCTTTGGCACACAAGGCGGCTTGA